From the genome of Longispora fulva:
ATCGTCAAGCCGGCCCCGGGCACCCCGCTGACGGCGCTGCTGCTCGGTGAGCTGCTCGCGGAGACGGAGTTGCCGGCCGGCGCCTGGTCGGTGCTGCCGGTGCCCAACGACCGGATGGCGCCCCTGGTGGCCGATCCCCGGCTGCCCGTCGTGAGCTTCACCGGTTCCGGGCCGGTGGGCTGGCGGATCGCCGACGCCGTGCCCCGCAAGCACGTCACCCTCGAGCTCGGCGGCAACGCAGCGGCCGTGGTGTGCGCCGACTGGCCGGACCTGGAGGCCGCCGCGCGGCGGGTCGCCCTGTTCGGCAACTACCAGGCCGGCCAGAGCTGCATCGCCGTCCAGCGGGTCTTCGTCGCAGCCTCCGTCTACCACACGTTCGGCGACCACCTGGTCGACGCGGTCGCGGCGCTGGACTTCGACACCGAGGTCGGGCCGGTGATCAACGACGCGGCGGCCGAGCGGATCGAGTCCTGGATCGGCTCCTCCGGCGGCCGGGTGCTCGTCGGCGGCGGGCGGGACGGCCGGCGGGTCCAGCCGACCGTCATCGTCGACGCCGACCCGAAGGCCGAGGTGAACACCGAGGAAATCTTCGGGCCGGTGCTGGTGCTGTCGTCGTTCGAGACGGTGGAGGAGGCGTTCGCGCTGGTCAACGACTCGCAGTACGGGTTGCAGGCCGGGGTGTTCACCCGGGATCTGCCCACGGCGTTCGCGGCGCACCGGGCCCTGGCCGTCGGCGGCGTGATCATAGGGGACGTGCCCAGTTTCCGGGCCGACCAGATGCCCTACGGCGGGTCGAAGGGGTCCGGCGTGGGCCGGGAGGGGGTGCGCAGCGCGATGGACGACTACACGGAGCAGCGTGTCCTCGTGCTGAACGCGTTCTGACCGCCCGGGTCTTCGGCGAGAGGGTCATGTGCGTCTCGGGTAGGCTGCCCTTTCGGTACTTTCAGCACCCGTAAGGAGCGCAGCCGGTGGCTGACCTGGCCAGCATCGTCAAGGCGTACGACGTCCGGGGCACCGTCCCGGACCAGCTCAACCCGGAGGTGGTCCGCGCGATCGGCGCGGCGTTCGTCCAGGTTCTGTCCGCCGACGGCCCCGTCGAGAGAATCGTCATCGGGTACGACATGCGCCCGTCCTCGCCCGAGCTGGCCGCGGCGTTCGCCGCCGGGGCCACGGCGCTCGGTGCCGACGTGGTCGACGCGGGTCTGTGCTCCACCGACGAGCTGTACTTCGCCTCGGGTTCCCTGGACATCCCGGGCGTCATGTTGACGGCGAGTCACAACCCGGCGCAGTACAACGGGTTGAAGATGTGCCGCAAGGGCGCCAAGCCGATCGGGCAGGACACCGGGCTGCGCGCGATCCGCGACGCCGCCCAGGCCATCCTCGACGGCGCGGACGTGGTCCCCGTCGCCCGGCCGGGCGTGGTGGCGAAGCAGGACCTGCTGGTGCAGTACGCGGGGTATCTCAACGCGCTGGTCGACCTGACCGGCATCCGGCCGCTGAAGGTCGTGGTGGACGCCGGCAACGGCATGGCCGGGCACACCATCCCCGCCGTGTTCGGCTTGGGCGCGCAAGGCGCTGCCAACGGCTCGGTCCTGCCGCTTCATGTGATCCCGATGTACTTCGAGCTGGACGGCACCTTCCCGAACCACGAGGCCAACCCCCTGGAGCCGGCCAACCTGGTCGACCTGCAGAAGCGGGTCGTCGCGGAGGGCGCGGACATCGGGCTCGCGTTCGACGGGGACGCCGACCGCTGCTTCGTCGTCGACTCCGACGGGGCCCCGGTGTCGCCGAGCGCCGTGACCGGCCTGGTCGCGGTGCGCGAGCTGGCCAAGAACCCGGGCGGCACGATCATCCACAACCTGATCACCTCGCGGGCCGTGCCGGAGATCGTGGCCGAGAACGGCGGCGTCGCCGTCCGGACCCGGGTCGGGCACTCCTTCATCAAGGAGGAGATGGCCAAGACCGGCGCGGTGTTCGGTGGCGAGCACTCCGCGCACTACTACTTCAAGGACTTCTGGGGCGCCGACACCGGGCTGCTCGCCGCGATGCACGTGCTGGCGGCGCTCGGCGAGACCGACGCCCCGCTGTCGGAGATCGGCGCGCGCTACGAGCGGTACGCCGCGTCCGGCGAGATCAACTCCACTGTGGCCGACCAGGCCGCGAAGGTGGCCGAGATCGCGACGGCCTTCCCCGACGCCGACACCGACGACCTCGACGGCCTGACCGTCAGCCTGCCCGACGGCGCGTGGTTCAACGTCCGGGCGTCGAACACCGAACCCCTGCTCCGCCTGAACGTCGAGGCCCCCACCGCCGAGCGGATGGCCCAGGTCCGGGACGAGGCACTCGCAATCATCCGCCGCTGACAAGGAGTCTCCACCACCATGGCGCTTGACACCGCACTGCTCGAGATCCTCGCGTGCCCGGACACCCACCACGCCCCGTTGACCCTCGACGAGGCGGCGGCGACGCTGACCTGCACCGAGTGCGGCCTGATCTTCCCGATCCGGGACGGCATCCCGGTCCTGCTGCTGGACGAGGCGACCCGTCCGGCCGGTGACGGGCGGTGAACCCGCTCGACGGTTCCGCCGGGGTCAAGGGCCACCGGCACATCGACGAGGCGCTGCTCGACGACGCCGACGGCCTGGCCGCCGCCGACTCGGGCAAGATGCTGCTCGCCGTGGCGGGCGCGGGCGCGCAGCTCCGCGAGGTCGCGGCGCTGGCCAGCGAGATCAACCTGTCCGGGCTCGCCGACGAGGGCCGCCCCCGGGCGGTCGTGATCGCCGGCCTCGGTACGGCGGGGCGGACCGGGGACGTGCTGTCCACGGTCGCCGGGCCGCGCTGCCCGGTGCCGATCATCCAGCACGGCGGTGCGCCGGGCTGGCTGAGCGCGAGCGACGTGGTGATCGCGATCTCCGCGTCCGGTCGCAGCCCGGAGGCCCTGGCCGCCGCCGACTCCGCCGCCAGGCGGGGCGCGCGGCTGGTCGCGATCGGCGCGCCGGACAGCGAGCTGCAGGCGATGGCCGAGCGGGCCCGGGCGCCGTTCATCCCGGTGCCCCGGCGCGGGCCGGCCATGGTCAGCCTGTGGGCCCTGACCGTGCCGGTGCTGCTCGCCGGCCGGGCGCTGGGCCTGGTCCGGATCGCGGAGGCGGACTTCGCGGAGACCGCCGCCCGGCTCGACGCCGAGGCGGAGCGCTGCCGGCCGGCCGCGGAGTCGTTCACCAACCCGGCGAAGTCGCTGGCGCTGGACCTGGCGAATTCGGTACCCATCGTGTGGGGCTCTTCCGCCCTCGCCGCCGCCGGTGCCCGCAGGGTCGCCGACGTGCTCGCTGCCAACGCGCGCTACCCGGCAATGGCCGACTCGCTGATGGAGGCCAACCGGGGCCGGGTCGGCCTGCTCGACGGCGTGTTCGGCGGCCTCGCCGAGGGCCAGCGCGACATCTTCGCCGATCCGTCGGATGAGCCGGACCCGACCCGGCTGCGGATCGTGCTGCTCCGCGACGGCGGCCTCGACACCGAGGACGGCGCGTCGGAGACCCCGGCGATCGACGAGCGCCGGGCGCACGCGGTGGAGCGGCTGGCCGAGCGGCGCGGCGTGCGCTGCACGGTGATCCGCGCCGAGGGCGGCTCTCCCCTGGAGCGGCTGGCTTCGCTCGTCGCCGTGCCCGACTTCGCGTCGATCTACCTGGCGTTGGCGCACGGGCTGGACCCGTTGGCGACCCCCGCCGTGTCGGAAATGAAGGAGCTCTCCGCTACATGAGCAAGCGTTTCACCGAGAGCGGCGGGGCGGGCGCGTGAGCGCTGAGGGCGGCACCAAGGCCGTCGTCGCCGCGCTGTTCGCGAACCTGGGCATCGCGGTCACCAAGTTCGTCGCGTACGGGCTGACGATGTCCTCGTCCATGCTCGCCGAGGCCATCCACTCGGTGGCCGACTCGGGCAACCAGGTGTTGTTGCTGGTCGGGGGCAAGCGGGCGAGCCGGGAGGCGACCCCGCAGCACCCGTTCGGCTACGGCCGGCAGCGCTACATCTACGCGTTCATCGTGTCGATCGTGCTGTTCACGGTGGGCGGCCTGTTCGCGCTGTACGAGTCGTACCACAAGCTCCAGCACCCGGAGCCGATCACCGCGTGGAAGTGGGTGCCGGTCACGGTGCTCGTCGTGGCGATCGTCCTGGAGGGCCTGTCGTTCCGGACCGCGATCAAGGAGTCGCGCGGGCCGAAGGGCAAGGCGTCGTGGGCGGAGTTCGTCCGCCGGGCCCGGGTGCCGGAGCTGCCGGTGATCCTGCTGGAGGACTTCGCGGCGCTGGTCGGCCTGGTGCTGGCCCTGTTCGGCGTGGGCATGACCCTGATCACGGGCGACGGGATCTGGGACGCGATCGGCACCGGGATGATCGGTCTGCTGCTCGTCGCGGTGGCCGTGATCCTCGCGGTGGAGATGAACAGTCTGCTGATCGGCGAGTCGGCCACCGAGGAGAACGAGGCCCGGATCGTCACGGCGATCACCGGCGGCGGCGAGGTGGACCGGATCATCCACATGAAGACCCTGCACCTGGGGCCGGAGGAGCTGCTGGTCGCGGCCAAGGTCGGGATCCGGCACGACAGTACGGCCGCCGAGATCGCCCAGGGCATCAACGCCATCGAGGTGCGTATCCGCGAGGCCGTGCCCATCGCCCGGGTGATCTACATCGAACCGGACATCTACAGCACGGAGCGGTGACATGGAACGCCTGACTGGCGTGATTCGGCCCTACGCCTGGGGCTCCCGGCACGCGCTGGCCACCCTGCAGGGGCGGCCGGTGCCGAGCGAGGGCCCGGAGGCGGAGTTCTGGCTCGGGGCGCACCCGGCGGACCCGTCGGCCCTGGACCGGGGCCGGTTGGACGAGCTGATCACGGCGGATCCGGTCGGCGTGCTGGGCGAGGGGCCGGCGGCGGAGTTCGGGCCCCGGCTGCCGTTCCTGTTCAAGGTGCTGGCGGCTGAGGAGCCGCTGTCGTTGCAGGCGCACCCGGACGCGGCCCGCGCCGCCGCCCGGTACGCGGAGGGCAACGTCAACTACGTCGACGACCAGCACAAGCCGGAGATCCTGGTGGCGCTGGCCCCGTTCGAGACCCTGTGCGGTTTCCGGGACCCGGGCGTGACGGCCGGGCTGCTGGCCGGGGTGCCGGCGCTGGCCGAGCCGGTGGCGCTGCTGCGGGCCGGTGACCTGCGCGGGGCGGTGGAGTTCCTGCTCACCGCGCCGCCGACCCTCGTCGCCGAGGTGCTGGCCGGTGGGCTGCCGGCCGAGCAGGCGGCGCTGGTGGGGCACCTGGCCGAGCGGTACCCGGGGGATCTGGGTGCTCTGGTGGCCCTGCTGCTCAACCATGTGGTCCTGGAGCCGGGTCAGGCGATCTTCATGCCGGCGGGCAACCTGCACGCGTACATCCGGGGGATGGGCGTGGAGTTGATGGCGGCCAGCGACAACGTGCTGCGCGGCGGGCTGACCCCGAAGCGGGTGGACGTGCCGGAGCTGCTGGAGGTGCTGAGCTTCGAGGCGCTGGCCGACCCGGTGGTCCGGTCGGTGCCGGTGTCCCCGGGGCTGGAGCTGTGGCCGGTGCCGGTCCGGGAGTTCGCGCTGTACCGGGCGACGGTCTCCGACACGCCCGTGCGGCTCGACGCGCCGGGGCCGCGAATTATTTTGTGCACCTCGGGCCGGGTGTCGGCCAACGGGCTGGATCTGGGGCCGGGCGAGGCCGGGTTCGCCGCCGCGACCGAGGGACCGATTGTCATGACCGGTCAGGGTGAGGCGTATCTTGCGGCCATCGCCAGGTAGGACGGGTTTTGCC
Proteins encoded in this window:
- the manA gene encoding mannose-6-phosphate isomerase, class I; its protein translation is MERLTGVIRPYAWGSRHALATLQGRPVPSEGPEAEFWLGAHPADPSALDRGRLDELITADPVGVLGEGPAAEFGPRLPFLFKVLAAEEPLSLQAHPDAARAAARYAEGNVNYVDDQHKPEILVALAPFETLCGFRDPGVTAGLLAGVPALAEPVALLRAGDLRGAVEFLLTAPPTLVAEVLAGGLPAEQAALVGHLAERYPGDLGALVALLLNHVVLEPGQAIFMPAGNLHAYIRGMGVELMAASDNVLRGGLTPKRVDVPELLEVLSFEALADPVVRSVPVSPGLELWPVPVREFALYRATVSDTPVRLDAPGPRIILCTSGRVSANGLDLGPGEAGFAAATEGPIVMTGQGEAYLAAIAR
- a CDS encoding cation diffusion facilitator family transporter — translated: MSAEGGTKAVVAALFANLGIAVTKFVAYGLTMSSSMLAEAIHSVADSGNQVLLLVGGKRASREATPQHPFGYGRQRYIYAFIVSIVLFTVGGLFALYESYHKLQHPEPITAWKWVPVTVLVVAIVLEGLSFRTAIKESRGPKGKASWAEFVRRARVPELPVILLEDFAALVGLVLALFGVGMTLITGDGIWDAIGTGMIGLLLVAVAVILAVEMNSLLIGESATEENEARIVTAITGGGEVDRIIHMKTLHLGPEELLVAAKVGIRHDSTAAEIAQGINAIEVRIREAVPIARVIYIEPDIYSTER
- a CDS encoding Trm112 family protein, translating into MALDTALLEILACPDTHHAPLTLDEAAATLTCTECGLIFPIRDGIPVLLLDEATRPAGDGR
- a CDS encoding SIS domain-containing protein, with translation MNPLDGSAGVKGHRHIDEALLDDADGLAAADSGKMLLAVAGAGAQLREVAALASEINLSGLADEGRPRAVVIAGLGTAGRTGDVLSTVAGPRCPVPIIQHGGAPGWLSASDVVIAISASGRSPEALAAADSAARRGARLVAIGAPDSELQAMAERARAPFIPVPRRGPAMVSLWALTVPVLLAGRALGLVRIAEADFAETAARLDAEAERCRPAAESFTNPAKSLALDLANSVPIVWGSSALAAAGARRVADVLAANARYPAMADSLMEANRGRVGLLDGVFGGLAEGQRDIFADPSDEPDPTRLRIVLLRDGGLDTEDGASETPAIDERRAHAVERLAERRGVRCTVIRAEGGSPLERLASLVAVPDFASIYLALAHGLDPLATPAVSEMKELSAT
- a CDS encoding aldehyde dehydrogenase family protein, with the translated sequence MDAYCFVAGTRESTTEVLEVHAPDDGRLVGVAGVPGPAQVERAVSAAAAAAGACADLPAHARAAALDHVSRRLAERAVEIAALISAENGKPVKWAAVEVNRAVSTFRWAAEEARRFGGEMQRLDTDPAAAGRAAIVRRFPRGPVLGIAPFNFPLNLVAHKVAPAIAVGAPIIVKPAPGTPLTALLLGELLAETELPAGAWSVLPVPNDRMAPLVADPRLPVVSFTGSGPVGWRIADAVPRKHVTLELGGNAAAVVCADWPDLEAAARRVALFGNYQAGQSCIAVQRVFVAASVYHTFGDHLVDAVAALDFDTEVGPVINDAAAERIESWIGSSGGRVLVGGGRDGRRVQPTVIVDADPKAEVNTEEIFGPVLVLSSFETVEEAFALVNDSQYGLQAGVFTRDLPTAFAAHRALAVGGVIIGDVPSFRADQMPYGGSKGSGVGREGVRSAMDDYTEQRVLVLNAF
- a CDS encoding phosphomannomutase/phosphoglucomutase; the encoded protein is MADLASIVKAYDVRGTVPDQLNPEVVRAIGAAFVQVLSADGPVERIVIGYDMRPSSPELAAAFAAGATALGADVVDAGLCSTDELYFASGSLDIPGVMLTASHNPAQYNGLKMCRKGAKPIGQDTGLRAIRDAAQAILDGADVVPVARPGVVAKQDLLVQYAGYLNALVDLTGIRPLKVVVDAGNGMAGHTIPAVFGLGAQGAANGSVLPLHVIPMYFELDGTFPNHEANPLEPANLVDLQKRVVAEGADIGLAFDGDADRCFVVDSDGAPVSPSAVTGLVAVRELAKNPGGTIIHNLITSRAVPEIVAENGGVAVRTRVGHSFIKEEMAKTGAVFGGEHSAHYYFKDFWGADTGLLAAMHVLAALGETDAPLSEIGARYERYAASGEINSTVADQAAKVAEIATAFPDADTDDLDGLTVSLPDGAWFNVRASNTEPLLRLNVEAPTAERMAQVRDEALAIIRR